From the Papaver somniferum cultivar HN1 chromosome 2, ASM357369v1, whole genome shotgun sequence genome, the window CAACATGTCGGGGTCATGGTCTGCACCAAATCCAAATGTATGAACTCTAATTTGCAAACTTGAAATTTCTTTAAGGTTGATTCTCTTTGAGAAAGAGTCTTTCCCATCGGATAATAGCATGATACTACAAACAAGATTTTTGTGTTTCCGGTCTTCAAGTACCTTTGTGCCTATCTTGAGTCCTTCTCCGATGTTTGTCACACCGTCAGCAACCAAAGAATTTACAGCTTGTAGTGCATGTTGCTTACCGGAACCAGTCATGAGGAGAAGGGGGAAGAGGCGACGGGCTTTAGATGAGAAGCTAATTACAGATAATCTGTCAGAAGGGCCAAGGTTCCCTATCACAAACCCCATGGCTTGCTTTAACAACTGAATTTTTGTGCCTTTCATGCTACCACTTATATCAAGAACCGTGACGAGGTCAATTGGTGCACGACAAGTTAAATCACTATTAACTTGATCAATGTCAGTGACATTAGATTTGAGGTTGACGAGTATATGGAAGTTTTCTTGTGAAACTGACCGCGGAACTGCTGGGGTTTCAGTGTGTTTTGATATCTATGGACCTGATAATAGAAATGTTATTAGAGGATAAACTGGATTGGAAATCTAAGGGATCATCGTCATTGAAGACAAGTCAGAAGATGGGATGTGATGTAATGACCCGATTGTGTAAATCGTTCGTGAAGGAATACGTGGCCGTAATCTGGCTGGTGTGATTCCTGGATTTGAAGCAGGGCCAAAGGCAGGAATATCCTTCCATTGAGCGTCACAAGTTGGGCAAATCTGGTTCCCAAGCTTCACAGATGTTTTGATGCAATTGAAATGAAAGGAATGTGAGCATTCTGCAGAGAAAATGGCATTACCAGCTCCAACTTTCAAGGTACCATCACATAAAGTACAAATCATCtgccaaatacaaaataaataaaaatacccaTAAATAAATTTCAGTTAACCTTTAAAAACTTAAATGAAGAACAAACAATAAGTTAGCTAAAGACTTACAACCTCATAAACACAATTAGTAGATCTTCCAATTTTACGTAATTGAACGATTTTGGTAGATCTATCAGAGCACAGTGACACTAGCATATGCAGGTAATAATTCCCGGAcaaccatcaaaaccaaatgtcataTTCAGCTGATTTTAAAAATGAGTCAAGGACCAACAGGCTTACACAGAGATTTTTCATCCATGGCCAAATTAGCAGTTTTTCACCAAAAAAGGTAACGAACAAAATGATTAGAGAAcagtcaaaaacaaaaaaaacactgAGAGATGAGTCAATCATCACATCATTCACAATCCATAATCTCATAACACCATGTAATTAAGAGAAGATACACACTCACCACCATGATTATGTTTATGTAGTCTGAAATAAATCCAAACACTAATGAAAATAAGAAGTTAACACCAATGTCTTGTATCTGGTCTGTAATGGGATCACCACACACTTCTACAAACAAAGTTGTATGGAATGAAAAAATGCGCCAAGTCTCTTTCCTCTGATCTCTCTAATGAAGTGGTCTTATATAAGTAAGGTTTCATGTGACGAAATCTCTTTGATGTGAGATAACTTCTTGAGTTGTGTTTTCTCATTAAAATGCAAAtataaaagtgaaaaatactagaaccctactatatgggttcaatatatagaagccccactaaatggatcctctcctgtcaactccatactttcactttttaatatttctaggcccagaactttagaTTTCAGGACTTGAtaataaagtttagggtttgggaaaaattcgtaataccaaaaattccctttactatatatacctAATGAAATAGGCTATAGGTTTCATTTCcagtttcattttcattttcactttctctcacttctctcTCGTCTCTGCTCTGAaacaaattagggttcttcatcaAAAGGAAGAAAACAATTGCAGAGAGCAAGAAAACGATTCTCGCTCCATTGATCTTTGCTGATGACGTTTACGTATTACAGAAGAACGAAATCAATCAAtcatttttggttttagattgaatctaattttAATTTTACGGCTGTGGATGTAAGTGTTTTGAGATCGAATTTTTAAGCTTATAAGTTCTAGATCTGGcttgatttgtttggatttgaaataattgttaatttaatttcagaTTCCTAACACGATTTTAATCTCTATTTCTGATTTCATATTTGTAAACAACTTTGTTGATTAGAAAGCTTTCTACAACGAATCATGGTTTGCGATGAACTCATAGTTCAAATCTCGCGATGAACTCGTGATCAGAGTTCAAATCTGTTATAGTTTGCTCTTTGCAATGCTTTTAagatgaaaatatgaaaaaaaaaatattagaaaacTTTTTTTAGGTTTCTTTATTGAGAATCACTCAGTCTTTTTTATCTTAAATCTCGATTGAAAGTTTGTTTTCAGATTCGTTATCAACGAATCATCATCTTTATTACCTATCTATTTGTTACGAATTTCATATACTTTCACTGAATTGCTTAATTTTGTGTACTTTACTTCTGATTCTATGTAGTTTGATACATCTCTGTCAATGAAATCGAATTTAACTGTTACATagtattttttttgttggaaatgaGAGGTGGTGATATGGTTGGTTGTGGAACTGAAATTGCAGGttgatttttgaactaaattgttGGAACTAAAACAAGGAGATGTGATGTTGTtgacggaatttgcagaagaaaggAGTAGAGATGTGGTGGTGACTGAGataaaaatgcagaaaaatatcCTACTGCGGAAGCACTCATGAGATCCATTATCTTTCAAACATTGCAGGTATTACGAAACTCTCTCTCCCTGAACTAGAACCATGAACTTAATTGTTGCTGTAAGCTTCCTTCACCAGCAAATAGGCATTAAGTTCCACTAGAAACAAGTCTACTCGAGGCCTCTTAAAATATTAGTATTATTTTCTTGTTGAAATATTCTTGGTCATTATCACTCTAAACTCGAGGGGAAAAAATGGCACTATGAAAATAAATGTGATTCGCGATGTCAACTGGTCGGTATGGCTTAGTAGTCAGCTCCTGGAACCATGTGTATGTGCATAGTTTATGCCACTGAATACCTCCAAATTCTTCCTTATCACTATTCATGACCCATCTAATACGTCACCCACCTATTTTTTTCTTTGCAAAATTAAATAAGGTAGCTTTCCCACATATGATTCTCGTAAACTTAATGTGAAGGGTATATTTTTAAATGAAGTGCCAAGCTGCTTATATGTAATAGAAGAGCAAAGGTCTTTGGCGGTGGAGGGGAACATTTGGTGTATCTGGACATGTATATGGTCCATATTTGTTATAATATCTTGAATCCAAGATCTTCCTGGTTTAGAATAGCCTTTGAGTCATGTGTCTATTATTTCATGTTACCTGatattttgtagttttggttcTCCATAACCGGTATGTTAGATTCGTAGGCATCTATTGACAATTCTTCTCTTGAAGGATTCTCTGTATTTGCTACTTATGTACAGTTATGAACATCCCTTTGTTATTGTGCAGATGACACTAGTGGACATGGCACTGGAGAATCGAGGATTGGTTCCAATCTCTGTTTTTTTCCTCGACCGTCTGTTTTTTTGGTTTTGAGGTAAAATCCTTTGCAATGACACTGTAAGTTAAATATTTAGTGTTTTTACTTTATACGTACAAAGAGATTTTAGGTTTACATGCCACTATATATGTGTAACTACTATATTTAgtggcatgtgtaactctcagttacactacccATATCCATGTGTAAgtcttagttacacatgctaaaaatgaataacaaaattattttttgcatcAATTGATTTTGCATTTCTGGATCTAAGTACATTTAACCTTACATAGATTGAATGATAATTAATTCAAATGATTTTACACGTATTGGTTGGACTGTCTTATGACAGATTGTTGATTCAATCATATCTTTATTTCGAGTTGATTTCGCCTGTTAGAGGGGAACCTACTGAGCGCCAGGTAACTTCATCTTTTCTTTGTTATCTTGCTATGAATACGTCAGTTTTTTGGCATGTTTACTTGAGTTAATTCTTTGCCTCGATGGCCCTAACAATACTTGCACAGATGTAAGTGAAAGTTACACTAGTAAGATTCGTGTGCGACTTCTAATTTTGATTCTAATCAGTTATCTTGATTTAGTTTTTCCTCCCTCGTATGTATGTATAAATGAATCAGCCATTATGCTTCAGCTTTAGATGCCTTCAATTTCATTAACTTGTTATGCCTTTAATTTCACTAGATGtataatttctagttacacaagctaaatagatgtgtaatttctagttacacatgctaattagatgtgtaacttttacttacgcATACTGATTGAATATGTAAATTCTGGTTTTGGTGATTGAATTACTGTTACACTAGTCGGATGCAAGTGTAACTTACTGTTACAcaagttatatgcatgtgtaactaatacttacacatgccatatgcatgtgtaatttctGATTACACATCTCtcttcatagttttttttttcctgattacTTTAAGTTGGTTACATGGCATATGCTCTacaaattctgttttttttttcttcatcccaacctaattCCATGGGTGTTTATTCTCTTTCAGATATCCAAGCATTTTGGAATCAAGTAAGACAAGAAGGGAAGAGAACATTTCTATTATAGGATATCATGGCTTATTTCTAAGATATAGCGGCTTATTTCGAGGATTTCGTTTTACATATCTAGTTTTTTGATTCGTTTGTTGTGAATAACAAGCAATTACTATTATTGATAAACAaacaaattattgtaaatgaatattaaagtaatacatgtattttctaTGTGTAGTTTTGTTGTATAACTAGTAGTACACATATATgcgtgtgtaacttgtagttacacatgccatacgcatgtgtaacttctgcgtacacatgtgtaactactgagCACACatctatatacaagtgtaactttgcgttacacatgtcatatgcatgtgtaacttctggatacacatgccatatgttggtgatggttggcggtggtggcaggaggtggttggcggcggtggttgTCAGTGGAGGTGTTGGTCGGAGGTGGCTGGTGGCGGTGgctggcggcggcggcggtggtcggaggtggtgggtgGCGGTTGTCGGAGGTGGATGACGGTGGTGGTCAGAGGTGGTTTGAcggaggtggttggcggtggctGGCGGCAGTAGTGGTGGTCAGAGGTGGCTGGCGTTGTTGGTCtgaggtggttggtggcggtggtggtcggaggtggcgatgatggtcggaggtggttggaacatcatcacataatattttaataattttgggtttaaatttaaattttatgtaATTATGGGCTTGATAATATGCATAAAGATATCAACGAttgaggcctagatttaaacttcttttaattaagggcctcatattatggattATCCATGAGTTGGGTCTTAACCTAATTTTCCCAAATCAATATAAAAAGATTCATTATTTGACGACCTCGTACTCTCCCGTATAACAACCAACCAGTTGTGTTAAATAAATAGCCTTATTGTTTTTTCTACTAAATATAAGATGATCAACAATGCATAAGTAACTGGGTGATTTGATTAAAAACGCCTAGAGAtgtatttttggatttttattccTCTAATCAGCAGTTTACATTCAGCTCAGCAAAACACTTTTTTTGACGAGCACTTTATTTTCGAAGGATCTGCGTCCGGTTATTCGGTATTGCATGCTCCAGTACGTAGGATTCTATGTGTGTTCTATTTCGGTATCATATCATCTGTCTATAGGTTGTTGTTTAGAAAACTCGAAATACTGTGGGATACTGGAATGGGTAATAAGTCCATAGCGGTTTGGTGGTTTTAGTCTGTcgaaattaaattaaattttctACAAGTATGTCTATTTTGAATGCATTTTAGAGTATCCCACTGCCACCCACTTCacaccttttgaattttggaaaTATGCCCTGATCGTTGGCTTCTCCATTTAAGAGTTGTTAAGTGATCAAGCACGCAAACAAGTGGACTTACATGTGGAAGAAAAGTGACAGATTCGCACTTGCTAATACCTAACAACTAAGAACACATATTTTGATTTACAATTTAGACAATAAACAAAGTTGAATTAGTAAATGGACAAGAGGGTATGAAGTCTTTTGTGCTTTTCCTGTTAAAATGTACGTAGTATTCTTCACTTGTTTAACTGCAAAGAAAATTTGTTTTAATCTCATTTCGTGTTCGGTATTACCAATCAATGGTCGTGTTTAGTGTCTGATGCCCATGATCTAGTATTAGATGTGGTCTGCACTTGAGTTCTATATTTTGCAACATGTGTAGTGCTAATGAACTAGGAATCCTTCATCAGCATAGTATGTCAGTACTGATGAAGTAGATTACAAATTACTAGCGCCAGTAATGCCTTATATATttgcataaaaacccaaggtATGGCAGCTGCCAAACTCTTTCTCTTAAACACATGCCATGAACCCACGTTAGCCATTAAGCACAAGGAAGCCTGACAGAATGTGGGTGAACTCTTTCACAGTAAACAAAAAAGAAGGTAAACTCTTTTACTCTAAAACACTTTAATCCTTGCATATTAATCAATTTTCAgaacttaaaaaaaaagaaagaaacggTTACATCTTGAAATAGCGCTCCATAAAATAAGAATCCCACTAATGGATCCATCCAGAGAAGTTAAATCTATAAAACTAAAGAAATTGCAACATAGAGCAATTTATTGTTTAACTATTGTTGGTGTGAACTGTCTGGAGGAGGGAGATCTCGAAGAGACTGACGAGATAGATTAACCATGTTGCTCATGAAAGTTGTCTGGTAAGCCTGACTGAAGCTTGATGAACTCTCAATAGAATCTCCTCGAGCTGTAGCCAGTTGCCTCGAATGTGAAATCATTCCGGAAAGTAGAAATCCCCTTCCTGTTGACTCATAAATTTTCCTGTTTTCCATCCTCGATCTCACCTCTTGGAGCTCTAAATCTAATTCATGAGAAAATCTGTCACCAGCATGCATAGAGGCAGTATCTGACATCTGCATCCTACAACTATCAATTATTGACATCGCGGTGGCCAGATCACCTCTCTCAGCAGCAGCACGTGAATTACTCAATGCCTCGGCGACCTGCAACCTGTTCTTCTGCCTATCAACCTCTACAGAAACAACCATATCTTCATTAACCATTTCGGGTCTCTGAAGTTTCACTTCTACAGCTTCAGTTGTAACAGATTCTTTAGTAAAAGGATCTTTGTAATCACACCACACACTAACCAACTTCATCTGATCGTTGAAAATTCCACCTGCTACAACTGGAATGTTAACCAGAACGAGAAAATCCCTCTCTTCATCAGCATACAAATCCCCGATGTCGACAGATCCTATTTGGTTATCACCTGTCAGATAGGTGGAATAACTCCCTGCTTTTAGTTGACTAAGACAAACATAAGGGTCAAGCGAGTGGACACGTACTTGCAAATCTTGCACAATTACACTGAGGAGACCACCGATACACTGAGCAAATGCATCTTGTATTAATCCCTCAGCTTCAATAAAAGAAAAAGTTCCCTTTGAACCCTCCACAATCGAGTGCAACATGTTGGGGTCATGGTCTGCACCAAATCCAAATGTATGAACTGGAATTTGCAACCTTGAAATATTTTTAAGGTTGATTCTCTTCGAGAACGAATCTTGCCCATCTGATAATAACATGATACTACAAACAGGATTTTTGTGTTTCCGGTCTTCAATGACTTTCGCTCCCTTCTTTAGTCCTCCTACAATGTCTGTCTCACCATCAGCAACCAAAGAATTCACAGCTTGTAGTGCATGTTGCTTACCAGAACCAGTCATGAGGAGAAGGGGGAAGAGGCGGCGGGCATTAGATGAGAAGCTAATTACAGATAATCTGTCAGAAGGACCAAGGTTGTCTATCACAAACCCCATGGCTCGCTTTAACAACTGAATTTTTGTACCTTTCATGCTACCACTTATGTCAAGAACCGTGACGAGGTCAATTGGTGCACGACAAGTTTGGGATATATGACTATGAACTTGATTTATATCGGTAACATGGGCTTTGAGATTGATCAGTATATGGAAATTTTCTTGCGAAATTGATCGCTGAACAGCTGGGAATTCAGTGTGTGTATTGATTTCAACGGACCTGACAATAGAAATGTCATTAGAGGAAAAACGAGATTGGATGTCTAAGGGATCATCGTCATTGAAGACAGATGGCTCAGAAGATGGGAATTTTGATGTAGTGAATCTAACGATCCGATTAGAATTTGTCCGCGAAAGAGTACTTGGCAGTGGTGTGGAATTCAGTTGAGATGGCTGTTGTGGATTTGGAGGGCTAGTGAAAGGAATATCCTTCCATTTAGCATCACAAGTTGGGCAAATGCGGTTTCCATACTTCACATAAGAAGCAATGCAATTAAAATGAAAGGAATGTGAGCACTCTGCAGAGAAAATGGCATTACCAGCTCCAACTTTCAAGGCACCATCACATAAAGTACAAACCATCTGtcgaaaaaagaaaatgaattcagATCAACCATAAAAAACTTAAATGAAGAACAATCAATAAGTTAGCTAAAGACTAACAAACTCAGAAACACAATTAGTCCAATTTTACGTAATTGGACGATTTTGTTAGATTTGTCAGAGCACAATGACACTAGGCATATGCAGGAATCATCCCCGGACAACCCTCAAGACGAAATTTCATACTCATCTAATTTTAGAGAAATGAGTCAAGGACCAACAGGCTTACA encodes:
- the LOC113349120 gene encoding E3 ubiquitin-protein ligase WAV3-like, whose product is MVMVCTLCDGALKVGAGNAIFSAECSHSFHFNCIASYVKYGNRICPTCDAKWKDIPFTSPPNPQQPSQLNSTPLPSTLSRTNSNRIVRFTTSKFPSSEPSVFNDDDPLDIQSRFSSNDISIVRSVEINTHTEFPAVQRSISQENFHILINLKAHVTDINQVHSHISQTCRAPIDLVTVLDISGSMKGTKIQLLKRAMGFVIDNLGPSDRLSVISFSSNARRLFPLLLMTGSGKQHALQAVNSLVADGETDIVGGLKKGAKVIEDRKHKNPVCSIMLLSDGQDSFSKRINLKNISRLQIPVHTFGFGADHDPNMLHSIVEGSKGTFSFIEAEGLIQDAFAQCIGGLLSVIVQDLQVRVHSLDPYVCLSQLKAGSYSTYLTGDNQIGSVDIGDLYADEERDFLVLVNIPVVAGGIFNDQMKLVSVWCDYKDPFTKESVTTEAVEVKLQRPEMVNEDMVVSVEVDRQKNRLQVAEALSNSRAAAERGDLATAMSIIDSCRMQMSDTASMHAGDRFSHELDLELQEVRSRMENRKIYESTGRGFLLSGMISHSRQLATARGDSIESSSSFSQAYQTTFMSNMVNLSRQSLRDLPPPDSSHQQ